A single region of the Marmota flaviventris isolate mMarFla1 chromosome 10, mMarFla1.hap1, whole genome shotgun sequence genome encodes:
- the Map7d1 gene encoding MAP7 domain-containing protein 1 isoform X2, which translates to MESGPHAEPGPGAPPAMIARIPPEPRPSPEGDPSPPPPPPPMSALVPDTPPDTPPAMKNASSPKQLPVGPESPPGQVMPRPAPLQEEFPSSEAKSRGPTPPATGPQDARPSRRSSQPSPTAVPASDSPPTKQDVKKSGERHKLAKERREERAKYLAAKKAVWLEKEEKAKALREKQLQERRRRLEEQRLKAEQRRAALEERQRQKLEKNKERYEAAIQRSVKKTWAEIRQQRWSWAGALHHSSPGHKTSGSRCSVSAVNLPKHVDSIINKRLSKSSATLWNSPSRNRSLQLSAWESSIVDRLMTPTLSFLARSRSAVTLPRNGRDQGRGSGSGRHPTRGRAGARLAPGPHPDRTHTSAAVPVCPRSASASPLTPPCSAPRSVHRCTPAGERGERRKPSAGGSPALVRRRPEASPVQKKEKKDKERENEKEKSALARERSLKKRQSLPATVRPRLSAGTTSELSSKSKARPSSPSWHRPASPCPSPGPGHTLPPKPPSPRGITASPKGRVRRKEEAKESPSTAGPEDKNQSKSRASDEKEPAAPASPAPSPVPSPTPAQPQKEQPTAEIPAGTAVLTSPPAPAPPVTPSKPMAGTTDREEATRLLAEKRRQAREQREREEQERKLQAERDKRMREEQLAREAEARAQREAEAQRREEQEAREKAQAEQEEQERLQKQKEEAEARSREEAERQRLEREKHFQREEQERQERRKRLEEIMKRTRKSEVAETKKQDRKEAKANNSDPDSVKVVEARPSGLQKEAVQKEEPAPQEPQWSLPSKELPGSLVNGLQPLPAHQENGFSPKGPSGDKSLGRTPEAILPFAEAEAFLKKAVVQPPQVTEVL; encoded by the exons ATGGAGAGCGGCCCGCACGCGGAGCCGGGTCCCGGTGCACCCCCAG CTATGATAGCCAGAATCCCCCCAGAGCCAAGACCTTCTCCAGAAGGAGACCCTTCACCCCCACCACCGCCACCACCAATGTCAGCCCTGGTCCCAGACACTCCCCCGGACACCCCTCCTGCCATGAAGAATGCCTCTAGCCCTAAACAGCTCCCAGTGGGACCAGAGAGTCCACCAGGGCAGGTGATGCCTAGGCCAGCCCCCCTGCAAGAAGAATTCCCTTCTTCAGAAGCAAAAAGCAGGGGACCCACCCCACCAGCCACAGGCCCACAGGATGCCAGGCCTTCTCGAAGGAGCAGCCAGCCATCCCCAACTGCAGTGCCAGCCTCCGACAGCCCCCCCACCAAGCAAG ATGTAAAGAAGTCGGGAGAGAGACACAAGCTGGCAAAGGAGCGGCGAGAAGAGCGGGCCAAGTACCTGG CGGCCAAGAAGgcagtgtggctggagaaggaggagaaggccAAGGCCCTGCGGGAGAAGCAGCTCCAGGAGCGCCGTCGGCGGTTGGAGGAACAGCGACTTAAAGCTGAGCAACGCCGAGCTGCCCTGGAGGAGCGACAGCGGCAGAAGCTGGAGAAAAACAAG GAGCGCTATGAAGCAGCCATCCAGCGGTCAGTGAAGAAGACGTGGGCTGAAATCCGGCAGCAGCGCTGGTCCTGGGCAGGGGCCCTGCACCACAGCTCCCCAGGACATAAGACCA gtgggagcaGGTGCTCCGTGTCGGCAGTAAACCTGCCCAAACACGTGGACTCTATAATCAACAAGCGGCTCTCAAAGTCCTCTGCCACGCTCTGGAACTCCCCCAGTAGAA ATCGCAGCCTGCAGCTGAGTGCATGGGAGAGCAGCATAGTGGATCGTCTGATGACGCCCACCCTCTCTTTCCTGGCTCGGAGTCGCAGTGCGGTCACTTTGCCCCGCAACGGCCGTGACCAGGGTAGGGGCAGCGGCTCTGGGAGACACCCCACGAGGGGCCGGGCAGGGGCCCGCCTCGCGCCTGGGCCGCACCCCGACCGCACTCATACCTCCGCAGCCGTGCCCGTTTGCCCGCGCTCGGCCTCCGCCAGCCCCCTGACACCGCCGTGCAGCGCCCCCCGGAGCGTGCACCGCTGCACCCCGGCCGGGGAGCGCGGAGAGCGGCGCAAGCCCAGCGCCGGGGGCAGCCCCGCTCTGGTTCGCCGTCGGCCGGAGGCCTCTCCG GtgcagaaaaaggagaagaaggacaAGGAGAGGGAAAACGAGAAGGAAAAGAGTGCCCTGGCCCGGGAGCGCAGCCTCAAAAAGCGCCAGTCGCTACCTGCAACTGTGCGGCCACGTCTCTCTGCTGGCACCACCTCTGAGCTCAG CTCCAAGTCCAAGGCCCGGCCATCCTCTCCCTCCTGGCACAGGCctgcctccccctgccccagcccagggccaggaCACACTCTGCCCCCGAAACCACCGTCCCCCAGAGGCATCACCGCATCACCTAAGGGGAGGGTTCGGAGGAAGGAGGAGGCAAAGGAGAGCCCCAGCACAGCAGGGCCAGAGGACAAGAACCAGAGCAAGAGCAGGGCAAGTGATGAGAAGGAGCCAGCAGCTCCAGCCTCACCAGCACCCTCACCTGTGCCCTCGcccacccctgcccagccccagaAGGAGCAACCCACAGCAGAGATCCCTGCAG GTACTGCTGTCCTGACCTCACCCCCAGCGCCGGCTCCCCCAGTGACCCCTAGCAAACCCATGGCTGGCACCACAGACCGAGAAGAAGCCACTCGACTCCTGGCTGAGAAAAGGCGCCAGGCCCGGGAGCAGCGGGAGCGCGAGGAACAAGAACGGAAGCTGCAGGCAGAAAGGGACAA AAGAATGAGGGAGGAGCAGCTGGCGCGGGAGGCCGAGGCCCGGGCACAGCGAGAGGCCGAGGCCCAGAGGCGGGAGGAGCAGGAGGCCCGAGAGAAGGCGCAGGCGGAGCAGGAGGAGCAAGAGCGGCTGCAGAAGCAG AAAGAGGAGGCCGAAGCCCGGTCCCGGGAAGAAGCAGAAAGGCAGCGTCTGGAGCGGGAAAAGCACTTCCAGCGAGAGGAACAGGAGAGGCAAGAGCGCAGAAAG CGTCTGGAGGAGATAATGAAGAGGACTCGGAAGTCAGAAGTTGCTGAAACCAAG AAACAGGACAGAAAGGAGGCAAAAGCCAACAATTCTGACCCAG ATTCTGTGAAAGTTGTAGAGGCTCGACCCTCAGGGTTGCAGAAGGAAGCTGTGCAGAAAGAGGAGCCAGCTCCCCAGGAGCCACAGTGGAG CCTGCCAAGCAAGGAGCTACCTGGGTCCCTGGTAAATGGCCTGCAGCCTCTTCCAGCACACCAAGAGAATGGCTTCTCCCCCAAGGGACCTTCTGGGGACAAGAGTCTGGGTCGAACACCAGAGGCAATCCTGCCCTTTGCAGAAGCAGAAGCCTTCCTCAAGAAAGCTGTGGTGCAGCCTCCACAGGTCACAG AAGTCCTTTAA
- the Map7d1 gene encoding MAP7 domain-containing protein 1 isoform X6 yields the protein MESGPHAEPGPGAPPAMIARIPPEPRPSPEGDPSPPPPPPPMSALVPDTPPDTPPAMKNASSPKQLPVGPESPPGQVMPRPAPLQEEFPSSEAKSRGPTPPATGPQDARPSRRSSQPSPTAVPASDSPPTKQDVKKSGERHKLAKERREERAKYLAAKKAVWLEKEEKAKALREKQLQERRRRLEEQRLKAEQRRAALEERQRQKLEKNKERYEAAIQRSVKKTWAEIRQQRWSWAGALHHSSPGHKTSGSRCSVSAVNLPKHVDSIINKRLSKSSATLWNSPSRNRSLQLSAWESSIVDRLMTPTLSFLARSRSAVTLPRNGRDQAVPVCPRSASASPLTPPCSAPRSVHRCTPAGERGERRKPSAGGSPALVRRRPEASPKKEKKDKERENEKEKSALARERSLKKRQSLPATVRPRLSAGTTSELSSKSKARPSSPSWHRPASPCPSPGPGHTLPPKPPSPRGITASPKGRVRRKEEAKESPSTAGPEDKNQSKSRASDEKEPAAPASPAPSPVPSPTPAQPQKEQPTAEIPAGTAVLTSPPAPAPPVTPSKPMAGTTDREEATRLLAEKRRQAREQREREEQERKLQAERDKRMREEQLAREAEARAQREAEAQRREEQEAREKAQAEQEEQERLQKQKEEAEARSREEAERQRLEREKHFQREEQERQERRKRLEEIMKRTRKSEVAETKQKQDRKEAKANNSDPDSVKVVEARPSGLQKEAVQKEEPAPQEPQWSLPSKELPGSLVNGLQPLPAHQENGFSPKGPSGDKSLGRTPEAILPFAEAEAFLKKAVVQPPQVTEVL from the exons ATGGAGAGCGGCCCGCACGCGGAGCCGGGTCCCGGTGCACCCCCAG CTATGATAGCCAGAATCCCCCCAGAGCCAAGACCTTCTCCAGAAGGAGACCCTTCACCCCCACCACCGCCACCACCAATGTCAGCCCTGGTCCCAGACACTCCCCCGGACACCCCTCCTGCCATGAAGAATGCCTCTAGCCCTAAACAGCTCCCAGTGGGACCAGAGAGTCCACCAGGGCAGGTGATGCCTAGGCCAGCCCCCCTGCAAGAAGAATTCCCTTCTTCAGAAGCAAAAAGCAGGGGACCCACCCCACCAGCCACAGGCCCACAGGATGCCAGGCCTTCTCGAAGGAGCAGCCAGCCATCCCCAACTGCAGTGCCAGCCTCCGACAGCCCCCCCACCAAGCAAG ATGTAAAGAAGTCGGGAGAGAGACACAAGCTGGCAAAGGAGCGGCGAGAAGAGCGGGCCAAGTACCTGG CGGCCAAGAAGgcagtgtggctggagaaggaggagaaggccAAGGCCCTGCGGGAGAAGCAGCTCCAGGAGCGCCGTCGGCGGTTGGAGGAACAGCGACTTAAAGCTGAGCAACGCCGAGCTGCCCTGGAGGAGCGACAGCGGCAGAAGCTGGAGAAAAACAAG GAGCGCTATGAAGCAGCCATCCAGCGGTCAGTGAAGAAGACGTGGGCTGAAATCCGGCAGCAGCGCTGGTCCTGGGCAGGGGCCCTGCACCACAGCTCCCCAGGACATAAGACCA gtgggagcaGGTGCTCCGTGTCGGCAGTAAACCTGCCCAAACACGTGGACTCTATAATCAACAAGCGGCTCTCAAAGTCCTCTGCCACGCTCTGGAACTCCCCCAGTAGAA ATCGCAGCCTGCAGCTGAGTGCATGGGAGAGCAGCATAGTGGATCGTCTGATGACGCCCACCCTCTCTTTCCTGGCTCGGAGTCGCAGTGCGGTCACTTTGCCCCGCAACGGCCGTGACCAGG CCGTGCCCGTTTGCCCGCGCTCGGCCTCCGCCAGCCCCCTGACACCGCCGTGCAGCGCCCCCCGGAGCGTGCACCGCTGCACCCCGGCCGGGGAGCGCGGAGAGCGGCGCAAGCCCAGCGCCGGGGGCAGCCCCGCTCTGGTTCGCCGTCGGCCGGAGGCCTCTCCG aaaaaggagaagaaggacaAGGAGAGGGAAAACGAGAAGGAAAAGAGTGCCCTGGCCCGGGAGCGCAGCCTCAAAAAGCGCCAGTCGCTACCTGCAACTGTGCGGCCACGTCTCTCTGCTGGCACCACCTCTGAGCTCAG CTCCAAGTCCAAGGCCCGGCCATCCTCTCCCTCCTGGCACAGGCctgcctccccctgccccagcccagggccaggaCACACTCTGCCCCCGAAACCACCGTCCCCCAGAGGCATCACCGCATCACCTAAGGGGAGGGTTCGGAGGAAGGAGGAGGCAAAGGAGAGCCCCAGCACAGCAGGGCCAGAGGACAAGAACCAGAGCAAGAGCAGGGCAAGTGATGAGAAGGAGCCAGCAGCTCCAGCCTCACCAGCACCCTCACCTGTGCCCTCGcccacccctgcccagccccagaAGGAGCAACCCACAGCAGAGATCCCTGCAG GTACTGCTGTCCTGACCTCACCCCCAGCGCCGGCTCCCCCAGTGACCCCTAGCAAACCCATGGCTGGCACCACAGACCGAGAAGAAGCCACTCGACTCCTGGCTGAGAAAAGGCGCCAGGCCCGGGAGCAGCGGGAGCGCGAGGAACAAGAACGGAAGCTGCAGGCAGAAAGGGACAA AAGAATGAGGGAGGAGCAGCTGGCGCGGGAGGCCGAGGCCCGGGCACAGCGAGAGGCCGAGGCCCAGAGGCGGGAGGAGCAGGAGGCCCGAGAGAAGGCGCAGGCGGAGCAGGAGGAGCAAGAGCGGCTGCAGAAGCAG AAAGAGGAGGCCGAAGCCCGGTCCCGGGAAGAAGCAGAAAGGCAGCGTCTGGAGCGGGAAAAGCACTTCCAGCGAGAGGAACAGGAGAGGCAAGAGCGCAGAAAG CGTCTGGAGGAGATAATGAAGAGGACTCGGAAGTCAGAAGTTGCTGAAACCAAG CAGAAACAGGACAGAAAGGAGGCAAAAGCCAACAATTCTGACCCAG ATTCTGTGAAAGTTGTAGAGGCTCGACCCTCAGGGTTGCAGAAGGAAGCTGTGCAGAAAGAGGAGCCAGCTCCCCAGGAGCCACAGTGGAG CCTGCCAAGCAAGGAGCTACCTGGGTCCCTGGTAAATGGCCTGCAGCCTCTTCCAGCACACCAAGAGAATGGCTTCTCCCCCAAGGGACCTTCTGGGGACAAGAGTCTGGGTCGAACACCAGAGGCAATCCTGCCCTTTGCAGAAGCAGAAGCCTTCCTCAAGAAAGCTGTGGTGCAGCCTCCACAGGTCACAG AAGTCCTTTAA
- the Map7d1 gene encoding MAP7 domain-containing protein 1 isoform X4, giving the protein MESGPHAEPGPGAPPAMIARIPPEPRPSPEGDPSPPPPPPPMSALVPDTPPDTPPAMKNASSPKQLPVGPESPPGQVMPRPAPLQEEFPSSEAKSRGPTPPATGPQDARPSRRSSQPSPTAVPASDSPPTKQDVKKSGERHKLAKERREERAKYLAAKKAVWLEKEEKAKALREKQLQERRRRLEEQRLKAEQRRAALEERQRQKLEKNKERYEAAIQRSVKKTWAEIRQQRWSWAGALHHSSPGHKTSGSRCSVSAVNLPKHVDSIINKRLSKSSATLWNSPSRNRSLQLSAWESSIVDRLMTPTLSFLARSRSAVTLPRNGRDQAVPVCPRSASASPLTPPCSAPRSVHRCTPAGERGERRKPSAGGSPALVRRRPEASPVQKKEKKDKERENEKEKSALARERSLKKRQSLPATVRPRLSAGTTSELSSKSKARPSSPSWHRPASPCPSPGPGHTLPPKPPSPRGITASPKGRVRRKEEAKESPSTAGPEDKNQSKSRASDEKEPAAPASPAPSPVPSPTPAQPQKEQPTAEIPAGTAVLTSPPAPAPPVTPSKPMAGTTDREEATRLLAEKRRQAREQREREEQERKLQAERDKRMREEQLAREAEARAQREAEAQRREEQEAREKAQAEQEEQERLQKQKEEAEARSREEAERQRLEREKHFQREEQERQERRKRLEEIMKRTRKSEVAETKQKQDRKEAKANNSDPDSVKVVEARPSGLQKEAVQKEEPAPQEPQWSLPSKELPGSLVNGLQPLPAHQENGFSPKGPSGDKSLGRTPEAILPFAEAEAFLKKAVVQPPQVTEVL; this is encoded by the exons ATGGAGAGCGGCCCGCACGCGGAGCCGGGTCCCGGTGCACCCCCAG CTATGATAGCCAGAATCCCCCCAGAGCCAAGACCTTCTCCAGAAGGAGACCCTTCACCCCCACCACCGCCACCACCAATGTCAGCCCTGGTCCCAGACACTCCCCCGGACACCCCTCCTGCCATGAAGAATGCCTCTAGCCCTAAACAGCTCCCAGTGGGACCAGAGAGTCCACCAGGGCAGGTGATGCCTAGGCCAGCCCCCCTGCAAGAAGAATTCCCTTCTTCAGAAGCAAAAAGCAGGGGACCCACCCCACCAGCCACAGGCCCACAGGATGCCAGGCCTTCTCGAAGGAGCAGCCAGCCATCCCCAACTGCAGTGCCAGCCTCCGACAGCCCCCCCACCAAGCAAG ATGTAAAGAAGTCGGGAGAGAGACACAAGCTGGCAAAGGAGCGGCGAGAAGAGCGGGCCAAGTACCTGG CGGCCAAGAAGgcagtgtggctggagaaggaggagaaggccAAGGCCCTGCGGGAGAAGCAGCTCCAGGAGCGCCGTCGGCGGTTGGAGGAACAGCGACTTAAAGCTGAGCAACGCCGAGCTGCCCTGGAGGAGCGACAGCGGCAGAAGCTGGAGAAAAACAAG GAGCGCTATGAAGCAGCCATCCAGCGGTCAGTGAAGAAGACGTGGGCTGAAATCCGGCAGCAGCGCTGGTCCTGGGCAGGGGCCCTGCACCACAGCTCCCCAGGACATAAGACCA gtgggagcaGGTGCTCCGTGTCGGCAGTAAACCTGCCCAAACACGTGGACTCTATAATCAACAAGCGGCTCTCAAAGTCCTCTGCCACGCTCTGGAACTCCCCCAGTAGAA ATCGCAGCCTGCAGCTGAGTGCATGGGAGAGCAGCATAGTGGATCGTCTGATGACGCCCACCCTCTCTTTCCTGGCTCGGAGTCGCAGTGCGGTCACTTTGCCCCGCAACGGCCGTGACCAGG CCGTGCCCGTTTGCCCGCGCTCGGCCTCCGCCAGCCCCCTGACACCGCCGTGCAGCGCCCCCCGGAGCGTGCACCGCTGCACCCCGGCCGGGGAGCGCGGAGAGCGGCGCAAGCCCAGCGCCGGGGGCAGCCCCGCTCTGGTTCGCCGTCGGCCGGAGGCCTCTCCG GtgcagaaaaaggagaagaaggacaAGGAGAGGGAAAACGAGAAGGAAAAGAGTGCCCTGGCCCGGGAGCGCAGCCTCAAAAAGCGCCAGTCGCTACCTGCAACTGTGCGGCCACGTCTCTCTGCTGGCACCACCTCTGAGCTCAG CTCCAAGTCCAAGGCCCGGCCATCCTCTCCCTCCTGGCACAGGCctgcctccccctgccccagcccagggccaggaCACACTCTGCCCCCGAAACCACCGTCCCCCAGAGGCATCACCGCATCACCTAAGGGGAGGGTTCGGAGGAAGGAGGAGGCAAAGGAGAGCCCCAGCACAGCAGGGCCAGAGGACAAGAACCAGAGCAAGAGCAGGGCAAGTGATGAGAAGGAGCCAGCAGCTCCAGCCTCACCAGCACCCTCACCTGTGCCCTCGcccacccctgcccagccccagaAGGAGCAACCCACAGCAGAGATCCCTGCAG GTACTGCTGTCCTGACCTCACCCCCAGCGCCGGCTCCCCCAGTGACCCCTAGCAAACCCATGGCTGGCACCACAGACCGAGAAGAAGCCACTCGACTCCTGGCTGAGAAAAGGCGCCAGGCCCGGGAGCAGCGGGAGCGCGAGGAACAAGAACGGAAGCTGCAGGCAGAAAGGGACAA AAGAATGAGGGAGGAGCAGCTGGCGCGGGAGGCCGAGGCCCGGGCACAGCGAGAGGCCGAGGCCCAGAGGCGGGAGGAGCAGGAGGCCCGAGAGAAGGCGCAGGCGGAGCAGGAGGAGCAAGAGCGGCTGCAGAAGCAG AAAGAGGAGGCCGAAGCCCGGTCCCGGGAAGAAGCAGAAAGGCAGCGTCTGGAGCGGGAAAAGCACTTCCAGCGAGAGGAACAGGAGAGGCAAGAGCGCAGAAAG CGTCTGGAGGAGATAATGAAGAGGACTCGGAAGTCAGAAGTTGCTGAAACCAAG CAGAAACAGGACAGAAAGGAGGCAAAAGCCAACAATTCTGACCCAG ATTCTGTGAAAGTTGTAGAGGCTCGACCCTCAGGGTTGCAGAAGGAAGCTGTGCAGAAAGAGGAGCCAGCTCCCCAGGAGCCACAGTGGAG CCTGCCAAGCAAGGAGCTACCTGGGTCCCTGGTAAATGGCCTGCAGCCTCTTCCAGCACACCAAGAGAATGGCTTCTCCCCCAAGGGACCTTCTGGGGACAAGAGTCTGGGTCGAACACCAGAGGCAATCCTGCCCTTTGCAGAAGCAGAAGCCTTCCTCAAGAAAGCTGTGGTGCAGCCTCCACAGGTCACAG AAGTCCTTTAA
- the Map7d1 gene encoding MAP7 domain-containing protein 1 isoform X1 gives MESGPHAEPGPGAPPAMIARIPPEPRPSPEGDPSPPPPPPPMSALVPDTPPDTPPAMKNASSPKQLPVGPESPPGQVMPRPAPLQEEFPSSEAKSRGPTPPATGPQDARPSRRSSQPSPTAVPASDSPPTKQDVKKSGERHKLAKERREERAKYLAAKKAVWLEKEEKAKALREKQLQERRRRLEEQRLKAEQRRAALEERQRQKLEKNKERYEAAIQRSVKKTWAEIRQQRWSWAGALHHSSPGHKTSGSRCSVSAVNLPKHVDSIINKRLSKSSATLWNSPSRNRSLQLSAWESSIVDRLMTPTLSFLARSRSAVTLPRNGRDQGRGSGSGRHPTRGRAGARLAPGPHPDRTHTSAAVPVCPRSASASPLTPPCSAPRSVHRCTPAGERGERRKPSAGGSPALVRRRPEASPVQKKEKKDKERENEKEKSALARERSLKKRQSLPATVRPRLSAGTTSELSSKSKARPSSPSWHRPASPCPSPGPGHTLPPKPPSPRGITASPKGRVRRKEEAKESPSTAGPEDKNQSKSRASDEKEPAAPASPAPSPVPSPTPAQPQKEQPTAEIPAGTAVLTSPPAPAPPVTPSKPMAGTTDREEATRLLAEKRRQAREQREREEQERKLQAERDKRMREEQLAREAEARAQREAEAQRREEQEAREKAQAEQEEQERLQKQKEEAEARSREEAERQRLEREKHFQREEQERQERRKRLEEIMKRTRKSEVAETKQKQDRKEAKANNSDPDSVKVVEARPSGLQKEAVQKEEPAPQEPQWSLPSKELPGSLVNGLQPLPAHQENGFSPKGPSGDKSLGRTPEAILPFAEAEAFLKKAVVQPPQVTEVL, from the exons ATGGAGAGCGGCCCGCACGCGGAGCCGGGTCCCGGTGCACCCCCAG CTATGATAGCCAGAATCCCCCCAGAGCCAAGACCTTCTCCAGAAGGAGACCCTTCACCCCCACCACCGCCACCACCAATGTCAGCCCTGGTCCCAGACACTCCCCCGGACACCCCTCCTGCCATGAAGAATGCCTCTAGCCCTAAACAGCTCCCAGTGGGACCAGAGAGTCCACCAGGGCAGGTGATGCCTAGGCCAGCCCCCCTGCAAGAAGAATTCCCTTCTTCAGAAGCAAAAAGCAGGGGACCCACCCCACCAGCCACAGGCCCACAGGATGCCAGGCCTTCTCGAAGGAGCAGCCAGCCATCCCCAACTGCAGTGCCAGCCTCCGACAGCCCCCCCACCAAGCAAG ATGTAAAGAAGTCGGGAGAGAGACACAAGCTGGCAAAGGAGCGGCGAGAAGAGCGGGCCAAGTACCTGG CGGCCAAGAAGgcagtgtggctggagaaggaggagaaggccAAGGCCCTGCGGGAGAAGCAGCTCCAGGAGCGCCGTCGGCGGTTGGAGGAACAGCGACTTAAAGCTGAGCAACGCCGAGCTGCCCTGGAGGAGCGACAGCGGCAGAAGCTGGAGAAAAACAAG GAGCGCTATGAAGCAGCCATCCAGCGGTCAGTGAAGAAGACGTGGGCTGAAATCCGGCAGCAGCGCTGGTCCTGGGCAGGGGCCCTGCACCACAGCTCCCCAGGACATAAGACCA gtgggagcaGGTGCTCCGTGTCGGCAGTAAACCTGCCCAAACACGTGGACTCTATAATCAACAAGCGGCTCTCAAAGTCCTCTGCCACGCTCTGGAACTCCCCCAGTAGAA ATCGCAGCCTGCAGCTGAGTGCATGGGAGAGCAGCATAGTGGATCGTCTGATGACGCCCACCCTCTCTTTCCTGGCTCGGAGTCGCAGTGCGGTCACTTTGCCCCGCAACGGCCGTGACCAGGGTAGGGGCAGCGGCTCTGGGAGACACCCCACGAGGGGCCGGGCAGGGGCCCGCCTCGCGCCTGGGCCGCACCCCGACCGCACTCATACCTCCGCAGCCGTGCCCGTTTGCCCGCGCTCGGCCTCCGCCAGCCCCCTGACACCGCCGTGCAGCGCCCCCCGGAGCGTGCACCGCTGCACCCCGGCCGGGGAGCGCGGAGAGCGGCGCAAGCCCAGCGCCGGGGGCAGCCCCGCTCTGGTTCGCCGTCGGCCGGAGGCCTCTCCG GtgcagaaaaaggagaagaaggacaAGGAGAGGGAAAACGAGAAGGAAAAGAGTGCCCTGGCCCGGGAGCGCAGCCTCAAAAAGCGCCAGTCGCTACCTGCAACTGTGCGGCCACGTCTCTCTGCTGGCACCACCTCTGAGCTCAG CTCCAAGTCCAAGGCCCGGCCATCCTCTCCCTCCTGGCACAGGCctgcctccccctgccccagcccagggccaggaCACACTCTGCCCCCGAAACCACCGTCCCCCAGAGGCATCACCGCATCACCTAAGGGGAGGGTTCGGAGGAAGGAGGAGGCAAAGGAGAGCCCCAGCACAGCAGGGCCAGAGGACAAGAACCAGAGCAAGAGCAGGGCAAGTGATGAGAAGGAGCCAGCAGCTCCAGCCTCACCAGCACCCTCACCTGTGCCCTCGcccacccctgcccagccccagaAGGAGCAACCCACAGCAGAGATCCCTGCAG GTACTGCTGTCCTGACCTCACCCCCAGCGCCGGCTCCCCCAGTGACCCCTAGCAAACCCATGGCTGGCACCACAGACCGAGAAGAAGCCACTCGACTCCTGGCTGAGAAAAGGCGCCAGGCCCGGGAGCAGCGGGAGCGCGAGGAACAAGAACGGAAGCTGCAGGCAGAAAGGGACAA AAGAATGAGGGAGGAGCAGCTGGCGCGGGAGGCCGAGGCCCGGGCACAGCGAGAGGCCGAGGCCCAGAGGCGGGAGGAGCAGGAGGCCCGAGAGAAGGCGCAGGCGGAGCAGGAGGAGCAAGAGCGGCTGCAGAAGCAG AAAGAGGAGGCCGAAGCCCGGTCCCGGGAAGAAGCAGAAAGGCAGCGTCTGGAGCGGGAAAAGCACTTCCAGCGAGAGGAACAGGAGAGGCAAGAGCGCAGAAAG CGTCTGGAGGAGATAATGAAGAGGACTCGGAAGTCAGAAGTTGCTGAAACCAAG CAGAAACAGGACAGAAAGGAGGCAAAAGCCAACAATTCTGACCCAG ATTCTGTGAAAGTTGTAGAGGCTCGACCCTCAGGGTTGCAGAAGGAAGCTGTGCAGAAAGAGGAGCCAGCTCCCCAGGAGCCACAGTGGAG CCTGCCAAGCAAGGAGCTACCTGGGTCCCTGGTAAATGGCCTGCAGCCTCTTCCAGCACACCAAGAGAATGGCTTCTCCCCCAAGGGACCTTCTGGGGACAAGAGTCTGGGTCGAACACCAGAGGCAATCCTGCCCTTTGCAGAAGCAGAAGCCTTCCTCAAGAAAGCTGTGGTGCAGCCTCCACAGGTCACAG AAGTCCTTTAA